A genomic stretch from Microtus pennsylvanicus isolate mMicPen1 chromosome 11, mMicPen1.hap1, whole genome shotgun sequence includes:
- the LOC142859464 gene encoding olfactory receptor 2Y1B-like: MDSFNDSLGGSFILVGFSDWPQLELVLFLFISIFYSLTLFGNTTIIVLSRMDVRLHTPMYFFLSHLSFLDLCYTTSTVPQLLINLHGLDRTISYRGCVAQLFISLALGSTECVLLVVMAFDRYAAVCRPLHYTIIMHPLLCQALAIASWVGGFLNSLIQTSLMMAMPLCGHQLNHFFCEMPVLLKLSCEDTGGTEAKMFVARAIILVFPAALILGSYAQIARAVLKIKSMAGRRKAFGTCGSHLLVVSLFYGSAIYTYLQPKGSYSESEGKFVALFYTIITPMLNPLIYTLRNKDVKGALWKVLGRATDLS; this comes from the coding sequence ATGGACAGTTTCAATGACAGTTTAGGAGGGAGCTTCATTTTGGTTGGCTTTTCAGATTGGCCTCAGTTGGAGCtcgttctttttctctttatttcaattttctactCTCTGACTCTCTTTGGCAACACCACCATCATTGTTCTCTCCCGAATGGACGTTCGACtgcacactcccatgtacttcttcctctcccacctctccttcctGGACCTCTGCTACACCACCAGCACTGTGCCCCAGCTCCTGATCAACCTCCATGGTCTAGACAGGACCATCAGCTACCGTGGGTGTGTGGCCCAGCTGTTCATATCTCTTGCTCTGGGCTCCACTGAGTGTGTGCTCCTGGTGGTGATGGCCTTCGACCGCTATGCTGCTGTGTGCCGTCCCCTGCATTACACAATCATCATGCACCCCCTTCTCTGTCAGGCACTGGCCATTGCTTCGTGGGTAGGAGGTTTCTTAAACTCTCTGATCCAGACAAGTCTCATGATGGCCATGCCGCTCTGTGGACACCAACTGAATCACTTCTTCTGTGAGATGCCGGTTCTCCTCAAGTTGTCCTGTGAGGACACGGGAGGAACAGAGGCCAAGATGTTTGTGGCCAGGGCTATAATCTTGGTTTTCCCTGCAGCACTGATTCTAGGCTCCTATGCACAGATTGCCAGGGCAGTGCTGAAGATCAAGTCAATGGCTGGACGCAGAAAAGCTTTTGGAACTTGTGGATCCCACCTTCTGGTGGTCTCCCTGTTTTATGGCTCGGCCATTTATACATACTTACAACCCAAGGGCAGCTATTCTGAGAGTGAGGGGAAGTTCGTTGCTCTTTTTTATACCATCATCACCCCCATGCTCAACCCTCTGATTTACACCCTGAGGAACAAGGACGTAAAGGGGGCTCTGTGGAAGGTGCTAGGGAGAGCCACAGACTTGAGCTAG